A single genomic interval of Picosynechococcus sp. PCC 7003 harbors:
- a CDS encoding TldD/PmbA family protein, whose product MVVEQILDLAKQKGIEAEVYYRSSRDTPIDFENNRLKSLETKASQGVALRVVVDGKLGFASATDLTRLEEVVDAAIATAEIGDPVDFEFAKDFQGVVPESDYVLPETAKLVKIGETLIEKVRAYNDDILVSAGFHIRSGQTKLATTGGVYGERNSKIVSASLGGNLVQGEDFLNAYGYDVAKDGEPDYDKILATLIEKYTNAEKAAQISSGQYPVLFTPRAALSAIGGLFDTILSGQVVVQKASPLAGKIGEQLFGDHLTIYEDPTIGVSACPFDDEGTPTQKKTFIQNGIVQQFYWDRQWAARGNAEAQGNGFRGGLSRPSPDMVNFCMGAGKTPLTALIKDMKEGVIVDQVLGAGQSNQLAGEFSVNLDLGYKVENGEIVGRLKNTMVAGSIFEAFADLVDFSDTCEWVGGSAYMPAILFGKLGVASRAV is encoded by the coding sequence ATGGTAGTTGAGCAAATCCTAGATCTCGCCAAGCAAAAGGGTATCGAAGCGGAGGTGTACTACCGCAGTAGCCGTGATACTCCCATCGATTTTGAGAATAATCGCCTCAAGTCCCTAGAAACGAAAGCGAGCCAAGGGGTCGCCCTGCGGGTGGTCGTCGATGGGAAATTGGGCTTTGCCAGCGCCACGGATTTAACTCGTCTAGAAGAGGTAGTGGATGCGGCGATCGCCACGGCAGAAATCGGCGACCCGGTGGATTTTGAATTTGCCAAGGATTTTCAAGGGGTCGTGCCAGAGAGTGATTATGTACTGCCAGAAACCGCGAAACTGGTAAAAATTGGCGAAACCCTCATCGAAAAAGTGCGGGCCTACAACGACGACATTCTCGTTAGTGCCGGGTTCCATATCCGCTCTGGTCAAACGAAATTAGCCACCACCGGCGGCGTCTACGGCGAGCGCAATAGCAAGATTGTCAGCGCCAGCCTGGGGGGGAATCTCGTCCAGGGGGAAGATTTTCTCAATGCCTACGGTTATGACGTGGCCAAGGATGGCGAACCTGATTACGACAAAATCCTCGCCACCCTCATCGAAAAATATACCAACGCCGAAAAAGCAGCCCAAATTTCGAGCGGTCAATATCCCGTATTGTTTACCCCCAGGGCGGCCCTCAGTGCCATCGGCGGCCTGTTTGACACGATTCTCTCCGGTCAAGTGGTGGTGCAAAAAGCCTCACCCCTCGCGGGAAAAATTGGCGAACAACTCTTTGGCGATCACCTAACCATTTACGAAGATCCGACCATTGGCGTTTCTGCCTGTCCCTTCGACGATGAAGGTACCCCCACCCAGAAAAAAACCTTTATCCAAAACGGTATTGTCCAGCAATTCTATTGGGATCGCCAGTGGGCCGCCCGGGGCAACGCCGAGGCCCAGGGAAACGGTTTCCGGGGGGGCCTCTCCCGTCCCAGTCCTGATATGGTAAATTTCTGCATGGGTGCCGGGAAAACCCCTTTAACGGCGCTAATCAAAGACATGAAGGAAGGGGTGATTGTTGATCAAGTGCTGGGGGCGGGTCAGTCGAATCAGTTAGCCGGAGAATTTTCTGTGAATCTTGACCTCGGCTACAAAGTCGAAAACGGCGAAATTGTCGGTCGCCTGAAAAATACCATGGTGGCGGGCAGCATCTTCGAAGCCTTTGCGGATTTGGTCGATTTTAGCGACACCTGCGAATGGGTTGGTGGCAGCGCTTATATGCCAGCGATTCTGTTTGGCAAGTTGGGGGTTGCGTCCAGGGCGGTTTAA
- a CDS encoding DUF3153 domain-containing protein, with the protein MMPVKSLIRLLSLCCVCVLCLAGCVDYDVEIVFDHQHHGEIHQHLQLGDEFTNFNQQEAKHWLKSVEKRARGLHGSAQRLSTQELDVRIPFHNGADLVEKFNDFFNPEGQNLQAADLDLVQLKSAIALEQKNWLLFERNRATLDVDLRALGVLSQRGSLILSPGSLLDLDVSLKTPLGARVINNNTTDAPVTRKEGDRLIWTLQPGQLNHLEVAFWVPSWVGLGTGGLVALLFLGYYLKYRRLPV; encoded by the coding sequence ATGATGCCTGTGAAATCTTTGATCCGATTGCTGAGTCTCTGTTGTGTGTGTGTCCTCTGCCTGGCGGGTTGTGTGGACTATGACGTGGAGATCGTCTTCGACCACCAGCACCATGGCGAAATTCACCAGCATCTCCAGTTGGGGGATGAGTTTACGAACTTTAATCAGCAGGAAGCAAAACACTGGCTCAAAAGTGTGGAAAAACGCGCTAGGGGCCTCCATGGTTCGGCCCAGCGGCTCTCGACCCAGGAGTTGGATGTACGGATCCCCTTCCACAACGGGGCGGATCTCGTAGAAAAGTTCAATGACTTTTTTAACCCGGAAGGACAAAATCTCCAGGCGGCAGATTTAGATTTGGTACAACTCAAGTCGGCGATCGCCCTCGAGCAGAAAAACTGGCTTTTGTTTGAACGCAACCGGGCCACCCTGGATGTGGATTTGCGGGCCTTGGGCGTTTTGTCCCAGCGGGGAAGTTTGATCCTCAGTCCTGGTTCTCTCTTGGATTTAGATGTCAGCCTAAAAACGCCTTTGGGAGCGCGAGTAATTAACAACAACACGACGGACGCTCCTGTAACCCGCAAGGAAGGCGATCGCCTGATTTGGACCTTACAACCGGGGCAGTTAAATCACCTGGAAGTGGCCTTTTGGGTACCTAGTTGGGTGGGCCTCGGCACGGGGGGATTAGTGGCGTTATTGTTCCTGGGCTATTACTTAAAATATCGCCGTTTGCCGGTGTAG
- a CDS encoding ABC transporter ATP-binding protein gives MVATQAEPLIELRGISKAFGSNVILDNVDLTIYRGEALVIIGPSGTGKSTILRIIAGLLAADAGEIYINGIKRQGLIEDGNDPIGISMVFQQAALFDSLTVAENVGFLLYQHSKLSAKKIRELVEERLDMVGLSGVGDRYPSQLSGGMRKRVSFARAIMANPDNPKDNPEIILYDEPTAGLDPIASTVIEDLVRQLQRMQGVCGTYVMVSHQDSTIRRTADRVIFLYDGRIQWTGTVTEINQTRNPLVRQFFDAAVEGPIKVIG, from the coding sequence ATGGTAGCCACCCAAGCCGAACCCTTAATTGAACTGCGGGGAATTTCAAAGGCCTTCGGGTCAAATGTCATTCTCGACAATGTTGACCTGACCATTTATCGGGGCGAAGCCCTCGTGATTATTGGCCCTTCCGGCACGGGGAAATCCACCATTTTGCGCATTATTGCGGGGCTACTGGCGGCGGATGCAGGAGAAATTTATATCAATGGCATTAAGCGCCAGGGACTCATCGAGGATGGTAACGATCCCATTGGGATCAGCATGGTCTTTCAGCAGGCGGCCCTCTTTGACTCTCTGACCGTGGCGGAAAATGTGGGTTTTTTGCTCTATCAACATTCGAAGCTGTCTGCAAAAAAAATCCGAGAATTAGTCGAAGAACGGTTAGATATGGTGGGGTTGTCGGGGGTTGGCGATCGCTACCCGTCCCAACTCTCTGGGGGGATGCGCAAACGGGTTAGCTTTGCCCGGGCGATTATGGCCAATCCCGATAATCCGAAGGACAATCCCGAAATTATTTTGTACGATGAACCCACTGCTGGTCTTGATCCCATTGCCTCGACGGTGATCGAAGATCTTGTGCGCCAGCTTCAACGGATGCAAGGGGTTTGTGGCACCTACGTGATGGTCAGCCACCAGGACAGTACCATTCGCCGTACCGCTGACCGAGTGATTTTCCTATATGACGGTAGGATCCAATGGACGGGGACAGTAACGGAAATTAACCAGACAAGAAATCCCCTTGTGCGCCAGTTTTTTGATGCGGCGGTGGAAGGTCCCATTAAAGTAATCGGCTAA
- a CDS encoding MlaD family protein, with amino-acid sequence MRSRTLKEGSLGLFIFAGLSLLGVVLIWLTGATLGKRTYSINVRFDNANAMQEGAIVRYRGIEVGRIVAVQPSSNGIEIKIQIQTPDLVIPRDVVVEANQGGLIGETSLEIIPQTELTQAEMAQSPFADDCPEKSTILCDGTTLDGVIGVSFDQVLRNTTKFSELYGDPEFFEIVRTLADNSSDAAAQVAILTEELALLSKEVRGEVDNFAENAQAITDAAVTSSNQLNRTLEQVNTLTGNFNSLVVENRQALVGTLNSIGRTSDQMQRTLASFDTTLDTVNQNLSAANTQEILDNLTVLTANAATTSENLKDVSTALNDPTNVLMLQKTLDAARVTFENTQKITADLDELTGDPQFRRNLIDLVNGLSQLVSSTDQLQQQIQVANRIEQQRPIYNQQRQLSLRPKSQNPDQSQPKN; translated from the coding sequence ATGCGATCGCGTACCCTCAAAGAAGGCTCCCTCGGTTTATTCATTTTCGCTGGACTCTCCCTGCTCGGCGTCGTGCTCATCTGGCTGACGGGGGCAACCCTAGGTAAACGCACTTACTCTATCAATGTCCGCTTTGACAATGCCAATGCGATGCAAGAAGGGGCGATCGTCCGGTACCGGGGCATTGAGGTGGGACGCATTGTTGCCGTACAACCTTCCAGCAATGGCATTGAAATCAAAATTCAAATCCAAACCCCTGATCTAGTCATTCCACGAGATGTAGTGGTAGAAGCAAACCAAGGGGGGCTCATTGGGGAAACCTCCCTCGAAATTATTCCCCAAACAGAATTAACCCAAGCAGAAATGGCCCAAAGCCCCTTCGCAGACGACTGTCCGGAAAAAAGCACGATTCTTTGTGATGGCACAACCCTAGATGGGGTGATTGGGGTTAGTTTTGATCAAGTGCTCCGCAATACCACCAAATTCAGTGAACTCTACGGTGATCCAGAATTTTTTGAAATTGTCCGTACCTTGGCAGATAACTCCAGCGACGCGGCAGCACAAGTAGCCATTCTCACTGAGGAGTTAGCTCTACTTTCTAAGGAAGTACGAGGGGAAGTGGATAATTTTGCCGAAAATGCCCAAGCCATCACCGATGCGGCAGTCACCAGTTCCAATCAACTCAATCGCACCCTCGAACAGGTGAACACCCTAACGGGGAATTTCAATAGCCTTGTGGTCGAAAATCGCCAAGCTCTGGTGGGGACCCTCAATAGCATCGGGCGCACCAGTGATCAGATGCAACGTACTTTAGCTTCCTTTGATACGACCCTCGATACGGTGAATCAAAATCTTAGTGCGGCGAATACCCAAGAAATTTTGGATAATCTCACAGTGCTAACGGCCAACGCGGCAACGACCTCGGAAAATCTCAAGGATGTCTCAACGGCTCTGAATGATCCAACCAATGTCTTGATGTTGCAAAAAACCCTTGATGCGGCTCGAGTCACCTTTGAAAATACCCAGAAAATTACCGCTGATTTGGATGAATTGACGGGGGATCCGCAGTTTCGGCGTAATCTGATTGATTTAGTGAATGGTTTGAGTCAGTTGGTTTCCTCGACGGATCAACTGCAGCAACAGATCCAGGTAGCCAATCGCATTGAGCAACAACGCCCCATTTATAACCAACAGCGGCAGCTATCGTTGCGTCCCAAGTCCCAGAATCCAGACCAGAGTCAGCCCAAAAACTAA